In Paramormyrops kingsleyae isolate MSU_618 chromosome 5, PKINGS_0.4, whole genome shotgun sequence, one DNA window encodes the following:
- the LOC111848112 gene encoding centrosomal protein of 95 kDa isoform X2, translating into MGSQEERDWVDVANDLLSKCHISLRLAKVTDCGASVFVALYQAILGEKVPDYIAAPRSQEDDVHNVQSVIDSLALDYLQISLSHITGENVVRGDKESIKNLLEIFDGLLEYLTEQVSEEELADEGELHHTASKVGTSTEQQQLERLSQTSSVPSTTYSSKHSDSSESTAELIRLGDSARTFMASQEERINGVHHADISWSRPEVEAPQDRVQELAGLPEGLVSTGPSFPDSSLLKEPLHSAVALQPPYQTTPRRLDRLAHSGALSPTSMPSQRGAEVEDEDHPAVSAKCQSPRSQPDSLPANGIPSPRLSPDRSEASMSSQRRGSAEVGEDLPEASRLGPRRVLFQTQPAVVPMTLADVTGMSDSKAGTKPRPLPPRQHPKGRPRRTPLSKGPTEVQEELDEPLSQRTQRNREAEHELHQMSEKLSRRLEELDSMLKRALGESLETSGTREEDKQSHHSDSIMEFRGTQRHSGQDTAPTPKSPRTRSLSPSPPPMHHFLEAPLEGTLAKDLQQYGSQVRQPEPQSQRLGKVVGNANEEERKQFEERKRADIEETRGQAREAERAYREAVLGEVPHPRKPSRTYNPKVTAQHRTARACHSTHGRGRALPLKAAPMKVKDNDLLPILLEELPHLQLSPHTLTRMWKQQMKQVDRLAPQPNHRSRNKQASQIEEAQRRQDLLVEIIRKEQEHNQRLRDFKERIQQQKSAQNKLREQRLQVARARKYHNDHHVQFRARLMRARSREERMFKQILEEGLELQKAQLREQRAYAKEQRQEHQRRHRDELESMENYYKDQFSLLAETLAQERHEIQVRKKAQGKALQKMRRELRAKMEREIGELQKIIIQNDDDTFFRELEVERLRERLQMTSFQYRTGHRT; encoded by the exons ATGGGAAGCCAAGAGGAGAGAG ACTGGGTGGACGTGGccaatgatcttctcagcaAATGTCACATCAGCCTGAGGTTGGCGAAGGTGACGGACTGCGGCGCCAGTGTTTTTGTAGCCCTTTATCAAGCAATATTAGGGGAAAAGGTTCCAG ACTACATTGCTGCACCAAGGAGTCAGGAGGATGACGTTCACAACGTGCAGTCTGTGATTGACTCTCTGGCTTTGGACTACCTCCAGATAAGCTTGTCTCACATCACAG GTGAAAATGTTGTGAGAGGGGACAAAGAATCCATCAAGAATCTGCTGGAAATTTTTGATGGCCTGCTGGAATATCTCACCGAGCAAGTAAGCGAAGAGGAATTAGCAGATGAAG GTGAGCTGCACCACACGGCCAGCAAGGTGGGGACATCCACcgagcagcagcagctggagcgCCTGTCTCAGACGTCAAGCGTGCC GTCTACCACCTATTCCAGCAAACACTCGGACAGCTCGGAGTCGACGGCCGAGCTCATCCGCCTGGGAGACTCTGCTCGCACTTTCATGGCCAGTCAGGAAG AAAGGATCAATGGTGTCCATCATGCAGACATTTCCTGGTCCAGGCCGGAGGTGGAAGCACCTCAGGACAGAGTGCAAG AGCTGGCCGGTTTACCTGAAGGGCTGGTCTCCACAGGCCCCTCCTTTCCCGACTCCTCTCTACTGAAGGAGCCCCTGCATTCGGCCGTCGCCCTGCAGCCCCCTTACCAGACCACCCCTCGCCGACTGGATCGGCTGGCACACTCCGGTGCTCTGTCTCCAACCAGCATGCCCAGCCAGAGAGGGGCCGAGGTGGAGGACGAGGACCATCCCGCCGTCTCTGCT AAATGCCAGTCCCCCAGGTCCCAGCCTGACAGCCTTCCTGCTAATGGGATTCCCTCTCCCCGACTGTCCCCCG ATCGGAGCGAGGCCTCAATGTCCAGTCAGAGGAGAGGCAGCGCAGAGGTGGGCGAGGACCTGCCTGAG GCCTCCAGGCTCGGGCCTAGGAGAGTACTGTTTCAGACCCAGCCTGCCGTCGTCCCAATGACGCTGGCTGATGTAACTGGAATGAGCGACAGCAAGGCGGGCACCAAGCCACGCCCCTTACCGCCGCGGCAGCATCCCAAGGGCCGTCCGCGCCGTACTCCCCTCAG CAAAGGGCCCACGGAGGTTCAGGAGGAGCTGGACGAGCCCCTGTCCCAGCGCACGCAGCGCAACCGCGAGGCGGAGCACGAGCTGCATCAGATGTCCGAGAAGCTGTCGCGGCGTCTGGAGGAGCTCGACTCG ATGCTGAAGAGAGCCCTGGGGGAGTCTCTGGAGACTAGCGGCACCAGGGAGGAGGACAAGCAGTCCCATCACAGCGACAGCATCATGGAGTTCCGAGGGACCCAGAGGCACAGCGGTCAGG ATACAGCACCCACCCCAAAGTCACCCCGCACACGCTCGCTCTCCCCGTCGCCCCCACCGATGCACCATTTCCTGGAGGCCCCGCTAGAGGGCACTCTTGCCAAAGACTTACAGCAGTACGGGTCTCAAGTACGACAGCCGGAGCCACAGAGCCAGCGGCTTGGCAAg GTGGTGGGAAATGCCAATGAAGAAGAGCGGAAGCAGTTTGAGGAGAGGAAGAGGGCGGATATCGAGGAGACCCGGGGACAGGCCCGGGAGGCG GAGAGAGCATACCGGGAAGCCGTACTGGGAGAGGTGCCCCACCCCCGAAAACCATCGCGCACGTACAACCCCAAAGTGACTGCCCAGCACCGGACAGCCAGGGCGTGCCACTCGACCCATGGCAGAGGGAGAGCGCTTCCTCTGAAAGCTGCCCCCA TGAAGGTGAAGGACAATGACCTGCTGCCCATCCTGCTGGAGGAGCTTCCCCATCTACAGCTCTCCCCACACACCCTTACTCGCATGTGGAAGCAGCAGATGAAGCAGGTGGACCGACTGGCCCCCCAGCCGAACCATCGAAGTCGCAATAAACAAGCTAGCCAG ATAGAGGAGGCGCAAAGGAGGCAAGACCTGTTGGTGGAGATCATCCGCAAAGAGCAGGAACACAACCAGCGGCTG CGCGACTTCAAGGAGCGCATCCAGCAGCAGAAGTCGGCCCAGAACAAGCTGCGGGAGCAGAGGCTGCAGGTGGCTCGTGCCAGGAAGTACCACAATGACCACCACGTGCAGTTCCGCGCCCGCCTGATGAGGGCCCGCTCGCGGGAGGAGAGG ATGTTCAAGCAGATCTTGGAGGAGGGCCTAGAGCTACAGAAGGCGCAGCTGAGAGAACAGCGTGCTTACGCCAAGGAGCAGAGGCAGGAGCACCAGCGGCGGCACCGAGACGAGCTGGAGTCCATGGAGAACTATTACAAGGACCAG TTCTCACTGTTGGCTGAAACTCTCGCACAAGAACGACATGAGATCCAGGTGCGAAAGAAGGCCCAAGGAAAG GCTCTGCAGAAGATGAGGCGAGAGCTGCGAGCCAAGATGGAGCGCGAGATCGGCGAGCTACAGAAGATCATCATCCAGAACGACGACGACACCTTCTTCCGGGAGCTCGAGGTGGAGCGACTCCGCGAGCGGCTTCAGATGACCTCATTCCAGTACCGGACCGGCCATCGGACCTGA